The genome window AGGCGATGCTCGAAGACATCGCCATCCTCACCGGCGGCGAGTTGATCGCCGAGGACCTCGGCATCAAGCTCGAGAACGTCACGCTCGCCATGCTCGGCCGCGCCAAGCGCGTGCGCATCGAGAAGGAGAACACGACGATCATCGACGGCGCCGGCGAGAAGAAGGACATCGAGGCGCGCATCTCCCAGATCAAGGGACAGATCGAGGAGACCACCTCTGACTACGATCGTGAAAAGCTGCAGGAGCGTCTGGCGAAGCTCGCCGGCGGCGTCGCGGTGATCCGCGTCGGCGGCGCGACCGAAGTCGAAGTCAAGGAGAAGAAGGACCGCGTCGACGACGCCCTCAACGCCACCCGCGCGGCGGTCGAGGAAGGCGTGTCGCCCGGCGGCGGCGTGGCGCTGCTGCGCGCCATCAAGGCGCTCGACGCCGTCAAGGTCGGCAATCCCGACCAGCAGACCGGCGTCGACATCGTCCGCAAGGCGATCCAGGCGCCGGCGCGCCAGATCGTCGACAACGCCGGCGGCGACGGCGCCGTGGTGGTCGGCAAGCTGCTCGAAGCGTCCGAATACGGCTACGGCTTCGACGCGCAGAAGGGCGAGTATGGCGATCTGATGAAGCTCGGCATCATCGACCCGACCAAGGTCGTGCGCACCGCGCTGCAGGACGCCGCGTCAATCGCCGGTCTGATCATCACCACCGAGGCGACGATCACCGAAGCGCCGAAGAAGGAAGGCCCGCCGGCCATGCCGGGCGGCGGCGGCATGGGCGGCATGGACTTCTAAGTCTCGCCACCAATCGCTGATCCAGTCAAAGTCCCGGGGAAACCCGGGACTTTTTTTACGTTCCTTGTCGGCTTTGGGTCGCGCCGAATATGCCTTCGATCCAGGCCGTCACCGCCCTGATCCTTGGAACATGTCTGTCGCCGGGATTGACGAGCAGCCACACTTCGCGCTTGAGCACGGGCGCCTTGTCGCCGAGCCGGCGCAACCCAGACTCGCGATCGGCGATCAAACACGGCAGCAGCGACTTTCCGATGCCGATCTTTACGGCGTTGAGGGCCAGTTCGGAGTCATTGACGGCAAGGCTCGCCGGATGTCCCTGCCGACTGACCGCCCGATTGATCCAGGCGACGTGTGGAAGCCCGGCCATCTCCGCCTCGTAAGTGATCCATGAAAGCCGCCGCGCGTCCCCCGCGGTCGGCGCGTAGACGGCATAGTCGAGGTCTGCGATGCGACGCGTGATCGCTCGTTGATCTTCTCGCGGCCGCGCATGGCGAAGCGCGATGTCGGCGTCGCGACGCATAACGCTGAGATTGCGCGGCTCGGCGATGATCTCGAGCGACAGTCCGGGATAGATTTGAGTCAGCCGCTCGACCGCGGGCAGCAGAAGCCGGCTTGCGATGAGCGGGATGGCGGTGATGCGGACGCTGCCGGTCGGCGCGGAGTCGGCGCCAGCCGACGCTTCGGCGATCGCGATCGCCTCTTCCTCCATGCGCTCCGCGCGTTCGATGATATACGCGCCGATCTCCGTCAGGCGCCAGCGAGGCTCGAACAGCGTCAATCCGAGGCCTTGTTCGATGCGCCGAACTCGCCGCGCCACCGTCGTCTCGTCCACCCGCAAAGCCTTCGCCGCTGGCGCGATGGCGTTTGCGCGGGCCACCGCAAGCACGTAGCGCAGATCGTTCCAGTTCATCGGCGGCGAATTTGCTGACATGAGCGGCAAAACTACCGCTGCCGGGGCGTCTTTGCATCAACTAGGTTTCTCCCCGTCGACTTTGAAGACGGAGCCGGAACATGCACTTTGATCGTCGTCTATTGATCCAGGGAGGTCTGGCGTCGATGACCGGCCTGCGATCGCCGGAGCATCCCCGACGTTCCGTCAGAACTGCGACGGCGCGCTTCAAGGCTTTGGCTTTCGACGCGTTCCCGATCTTCGATCCAAGGCCGATTGACGCGCGCGCCGAGACGCTTCTTCAAGGCGACGGAAGGCGACTTGTCGAGTTGTGGCGAAATCGTCAGTTCGAATATTCGTGGCTGCGAACTGCGTCAGGCCAATATGTGGACTTCATGAAAGTATCGGAGCAAGCGCTGGTCTTCGCCGGCAACGCGCTGAAGCTGCAAGTGAGCGCAGAGACGCGCGATCAACTCCTTCGCGCCCATCTTGCGCTCGGCCCATGGCCGGACGCGAAGCCGGCTCTGCAGGAACTGCGATCGGCGGGCGTTCGT of Methylocystis sp. SC2 contains these proteins:
- a CDS encoding LysR family transcriptional regulator, which translates into the protein MSANSPPMNWNDLRYVLAVARANAIAPAAKALRVDETTVARRVRRIEQGLGLTLFEPRWRLTEIGAYIIERAERMEEEAIAIAEASAGADSAPTGSVRITAIPLIASRLLLPAVERLTQIYPGLSLEIIAEPRNLSVMRRDADIALRHARPREDQRAITRRIADLDYAVYAPTAGDARRLSWITYEAEMAGLPHVAWINRAVSRQGHPASLAVNDSELALNAVKIGIGKSLLPCLIADRESGLRRLGDKAPVLKREVWLLVNPGDRHVPRIRAVTAWIEGIFGATQSRQGT
- a CDS encoding haloacid dehalogenase type II — its product is MHFDRRLLIQGGLASMTGLRSPEHPRRSVRTATARFKALAFDAFPIFDPRPIDARAETLLQGDGRRLVELWRNRQFEYSWLRTASGQYVDFMKVSEQALVFAGNALKLQVSAETRDQLLRAHLALGPWPDAKPALQELRSAGVRLALLSNLTPDMLNGSIVASGLEGVFEHVLSTDRAKTYKPSPDAYRLGVDAFGLAESQILFVAFAGWDAAGAKAFGYPTFWVNRLGLPSEELGSKADAEGKSLADLTAYALD